A window from Cryobacterium sp. SO1 encodes these proteins:
- the pulA gene encoding pullulanase-type alpha-1,6-glucosidase: protein MLTKRIAARRLLATIGSGAILASGLVFAPVAAAAATPTVALVGSLQTELGCGEDWAPACAATELVPTGTEGVWAAEFTLPAGSYDYKVALDDSWDVTYGLDGGADNIPVTIAGESTLRFSFDLAKKRVGLEALSLAGPYSEADASLATEPIRQPGSDEQFYFVMTDRFKDGDPTNNTAGLGSDPMVSGFDPTDKGFYNGGDLAGLRSSLDYIEGLGTSALWLTPSFMNNPVQGEGDNASAGYHGYWISDFTRIDPHLGTNAELEALIADAHARGIKVYFDIITNHTADLIDNAEKTYSYIDKAASPYTTAAGDAFDPADYAGTDEFPELDTTSFPYTPTVTPANADRKVPAWLNDPTKYHNRGDSTFEGESALDGDFSGLDDLMTEDPAVVNGFIDVYKTWVDLGIDGFRIDTVKHVNLEFWQTWSTAVRDYAHAQGKPDFFMFGEVYDADAAKTSPYVRDTDLSSVLDFGFQSQATSFAAGNSAKGLSQLYASDDRYTTPDSNAYALPTFLGNHDMGRIGSFLKNSDSPVQRDKLAHELMYLTRGQPVVYYGDEQGFAGSGGDKDARQSLFASQVSDYTDQPLITGETAGSVDRFGVDGPLYTHISALSALRAEHPALATGSQIERYTDTGAGVYAFSRVDRTEKVEHLVAVNNSADAKTVTVPTLTDGAAFSVLYGAGTAATATATGDLEVTVPALGSVVLVADRTVTAPTAATAITVAAPTAGAGVSGVSPVGATVDEGTWAETGFAWRVVGSPDWTPLGTAEDTTPRVFHDTMGLATGTLVEYRAVTTDAAGQRAAASTYASVGNTVALTEASTPTPALELVTVAGDLDSEIGCAGDWQPGCEAAKLTQRADGIYAGTFDLPAGTYEYKIAINGSWDVNYGAGGVPNGSNVSFTAPGGPVTFYFDPRNNFFQNTAQGPMVVAAGSFQEEAGCPADWKPDCLATWLQDIDGDGILTWSTSTLPTGSYEGKVAHNLGWDENYGADGAPNGANIGFSVTDGEATVFSYDLASHVLTVESAIQPLAGTGQQRAHWIDEKTLAWPRDLLPVNADPADLAYALHSSAGASLTVADGAVTGGDTVELGYDKAGLTDAQKKAFPALADSVALRPADTDRAAVERLLTTQLQVSQAGADGVLTALTGVQLPGVLDDLFADAAASQALGVTWSKKRPTVSVWAPTAQKVDLLVWTAGDAGEPERVALKRQKDGTWSATGAKGWTDASFVFEVTVFAPSTGTIEVNQVTDPYSVALTTNSTRSVFVDLANKDFRPKTWEKTKAPIIDNPVDRSIYELHVRDFSISDETVPEPLRGTYGAFGVDSAGTKHLAALADAGLNTVHLLPTFDIATIEEDRAKQAVPACDLESFGPASPEQQACVQATAAADGFNWGYDPLHFQASEGSYAVNPRGGARVAEFRDMVGALHDDGLQVVLDKVFNHTNASGQAATSVLDRVVPGYYHRLNPLGAVETSTCCQNVATEHQMAERLMVDSVVLWAREYKVDGFRFDLMGHHSTANLLEVRAALDKLTEKEDGVDGKAVYLYGEGWNFGEVADNALFEQATQGQLGGTGIGTFNDRLRDAVHGGSPVDGGTVQQQGFGTGLGTDPNGAAINGTPEQALAKLAQASDLVRLGLAANLSDFSFLTADGSVKRGDELDYNGSPAGYADQPAEVINYVDAHDNETLFDLLALKMPADSAMTDRVRMNTLSLATATLSQAPSLWHAGTDLLRSKSLDRDSYNAGDWFNRIDWTGQTNNFGVGLPSAGSNEDKWAIQRPLLEDPALVPTPADMAAASNQAQDLLRLKQSTKLFRLGNATLINQKLTFPASGPNGVPGVVVMHIDDTVGKDVDRKLDGLLTVFNASPEPQTIRLADLAGTTFVLSRIQATGADAVVKTTTWDTATGTVTVPARTVAVLVDDQHKRGK from the coding sequence CAAGGTGGCCCTCGACGACAGCTGGGATGTCACCTACGGCCTGGACGGCGGAGCCGACAACATCCCCGTGACCATCGCGGGCGAAAGCACCCTGCGGTTCAGCTTCGACCTCGCCAAGAAGCGGGTCGGTTTGGAAGCGCTGTCCCTCGCCGGACCATACTCGGAGGCGGACGCGTCGCTGGCGACGGAGCCGATCCGCCAGCCCGGCAGCGACGAGCAGTTCTACTTCGTGATGACCGACCGGTTCAAGGACGGCGACCCGACCAACAACACCGCCGGCCTCGGTTCCGACCCGATGGTCTCCGGCTTCGACCCGACCGACAAGGGCTTCTACAACGGCGGCGACCTGGCGGGTCTCCGCTCCTCCCTCGACTACATCGAGGGGCTCGGCACCTCCGCCCTCTGGCTCACGCCCTCGTTCATGAACAACCCAGTGCAGGGCGAGGGAGACAACGCCTCGGCCGGCTACCACGGCTACTGGATCAGCGACTTCACCCGCATCGATCCGCACTTGGGCACCAACGCCGAACTCGAGGCGCTCATCGCCGACGCGCACGCCCGCGGCATCAAGGTCTATTTCGACATCATCACCAACCACACCGCCGACCTGATCGACAACGCGGAGAAGACCTACAGCTACATCGACAAGGCCGCGTCCCCGTACACGACTGCCGCCGGGGACGCCTTCGATCCCGCCGACTACGCCGGTACGGATGAATTCCCCGAGCTGGACACCACCTCCTTTCCGTACACGCCGACCGTGACCCCGGCCAACGCCGATCGCAAGGTCCCCGCCTGGCTGAACGACCCCACCAAGTACCACAACCGCGGCGACTCGACCTTCGAGGGAGAGAGCGCCCTGGACGGTGACTTCTCCGGCCTGGACGACCTGATGACCGAAGACCCCGCCGTCGTCAACGGCTTCATCGACGTCTACAAGACCTGGGTCGACCTCGGCATCGACGGGTTCCGCATCGACACCGTCAAGCACGTCAACCTCGAGTTCTGGCAGACCTGGTCCACCGCGGTGCGGGACTACGCACACGCCCAGGGCAAGCCGGACTTCTTCATGTTCGGCGAGGTCTACGACGCGGATGCCGCCAAGACCTCCCCATACGTGCGCGACACCGACCTCAGCTCGGTGCTCGACTTCGGATTCCAGTCGCAGGCCACCAGCTTCGCGGCCGGCAACTCGGCCAAGGGCCTCAGCCAGCTGTACGCCAGCGACGACCGGTACACCACCCCCGACTCCAACGCCTACGCCCTGCCCACCTTCCTCGGCAACCACGACATGGGTCGCATCGGCTCGTTCCTGAAGAACTCCGATTCGCCGGTGCAGCGCGACAAGCTCGCCCACGAGCTGATGTACCTCACCCGCGGCCAGCCGGTCGTGTATTACGGCGACGAGCAGGGCTTCGCCGGCTCCGGCGGCGACAAGGACGCCCGCCAGTCCCTCTTCGCCAGCCAGGTCAGCGATTACACCGACCAGCCGTTGATCACGGGAGAGACAGCGGGTTCGGTTGACAGGTTCGGCGTGGATGGTCCGCTGTACACCCACATCAGCGCGCTGTCCGCGCTCCGCGCCGAGCACCCAGCCCTGGCCACCGGTTCCCAGATCGAGCGCTACACCGACACCGGCGCCGGCGTGTACGCCTTCAGCCGGGTGGATCGCACCGAAAAGGTCGAGCACCTCGTCGCCGTCAACAACTCGGCCGACGCCAAGACCGTCACCGTGCCCACCCTCACTGATGGTGCAGCCTTCTCGGTGCTCTACGGCGCCGGAACCGCCGCGACCGCCACCGCCACAGGTGACCTCGAGGTGACCGTTCCCGCGCTCGGGTCGGTCGTTCTTGTCGCCGACCGCACGGTCACGGCGCCCACCGCAGCCACCGCGATCACGGTCGCCGCCCCGACGGCCGGCGCCGGCGTCTCCGGGGTCTCACCCGTTGGCGCGACCGTCGACGAGGGCACCTGGGCCGAAACCGGCTTCGCCTGGCGCGTGGTCGGCTCCCCAGACTGGACCCCCCTCGGTACCGCAGAAGACACCACACCCCGGGTCTTCCACGACACGATGGGCCTGGCCACGGGCACCCTGGTGGAGTACCGCGCGGTGACCACGGATGCCGCCGGCCAGCGCGCCGCAGCCTCCACCTACGCATCCGTCGGCAACACAGTTGCCCTCACCGAAGCCAGCACCCCCACCCCCGCCCTCGAGCTGGTCACGGTGGCCGGCGACCTGGACTCGGAGATCGGCTGCGCGGGCGACTGGCAGCCCGGCTGTGAAGCCGCCAAGCTCACCCAGCGTGCCGACGGCATTTACGCCGGCACCTTCGACCTGCCGGCCGGAACCTACGAATACAAGATCGCGATCAACGGCTCCTGGGATGTCAACTACGGGGCCGGCGGAGTGCCGAACGGCTCGAACGTCTCCTTCACCGCCCCCGGCGGACCCGTGACGTTCTACTTCGACCCGCGCAACAACTTCTTCCAGAACACCGCGCAGGGACCGATGGTGGTCGCCGCCGGTTCCTTCCAGGAGGAGGCCGGATGCCCAGCGGATTGGAAACCCGACTGCCTCGCCACCTGGCTGCAGGACATCGACGGCGACGGCATCCTCACCTGGAGCACGAGCACCCTGCCCACCGGCAGCTACGAAGGCAAGGTGGCTCACAACCTCGGTTGGGACGAGAACTACGGCGCGGATGGGGCGCCCAACGGCGCCAACATCGGCTTCAGCGTGACCGACGGAGAAGCGACAGTGTTCAGCTACGACCTGGCCAGCCACGTGCTCACCGTTGAGTCCGCCATCCAGCCGCTGGCCGGCACCGGGCAGCAGCGCGCCCATTGGATCGACGAGAAGACGCTGGCCTGGCCACGCGATCTGCTGCCGGTCAACGCCGACCCGGCCGACTTGGCCTACGCCCTGCACTCCTCGGCTGGCGCGTCGCTGACCGTTGCAGACGGAGCCGTGACCGGTGGCGACACCGTGGAACTCGGCTACGACAAGGCCGGGCTGACCGACGCGCAGAAGAAGGCGTTCCCCGCTCTGGCGGACTCCGTCGCACTCCGACCCGCCGACACGGACCGCGCCGCGGTCGAGCGCCTGCTCACAACCCAGTTGCAGGTCAGCCAGGCCGGCGCGGACGGTGTGCTCACCGCCCTCACCGGGGTGCAGTTGCCCGGCGTGCTCGACGACCTCTTCGCGGACGCCGCGGCCTCCCAGGCGCTCGGCGTCACCTGGTCGAAGAAACGACCGACGGTGTCGGTCTGGGCGCCGACGGCGCAGAAGGTGGACCTGCTCGTCTGGACCGCCGGCGACGCCGGCGAGCCCGAGCGGGTCGCCCTGAAGCGGCAGAAGGACGGCACTTGGTCGGCGACCGGCGCCAAGGGCTGGACCGACGCATCCTTCGTGTTCGAGGTCACGGTGTTCGCACCCAGCACTGGCACCATCGAGGTGAACCAGGTCACCGACCCGTACTCGGTGGCGCTGACGACCAACTCCACCCGTTCGGTGTTCGTCGACCTGGCGAACAAGGACTTCCGGCCCAAGACGTGGGAGAAGACCAAGGCTCCCATCATCGACAACCCCGTCGACCGGTCCATCTACGAACTGCACGTTCGGGACTTCTCGATCTCCGACGAGACCGTGCCGGAACCGCTCCGCGGCACCTACGGCGCGTTCGGCGTGGACAGCGCCGGCACCAAGCACCTGGCCGCGCTGGCGGATGCGGGGCTGAACACCGTGCACCTGCTGCCGACGTTCGACATCGCCACGATCGAGGAGGACCGCGCCAAGCAGGCCGTGCCGGCGTGTGATCTCGAATCGTTCGGTCCGGCCTCGCCGGAGCAGCAGGCCTGTGTGCAGGCCACCGCTGCCGCCGACGGCTTCAACTGGGGATATGACCCGCTGCACTTCCAGGCATCCGAGGGGTCCTACGCGGTGAACCCGCGCGGCGGCGCCCGGGTGGCGGAGTTCCGCGACATGGTGGGTGCCCTGCACGACGACGGCCTCCAGGTCGTTCTCGACAAGGTCTTCAACCACACCAACGCCAGCGGGCAGGCCGCCACCTCGGTGCTCGATCGGGTCGTACCCGGCTACTACCACCGGCTGAACCCGCTCGGCGCGGTGGAAACATCCACCTGCTGCCAGAACGTGGCCACCGAACACCAGATGGCCGAGCGGCTGATGGTCGACTCCGTCGTGCTCTGGGCCCGCGAATACAAGGTCGACGGGTTCCGGTTCGACCTCATGGGTCACCACTCCACGGCGAACCTGCTCGAGGTGCGGGCGGCCCTCGACAAGCTGACCGAGAAGGAGGACGGCGTAGACGGCAAGGCCGTCTACCTCTACGGCGAGGGCTGGAACTTCGGCGAGGTTGCCGACAACGCTCTTTTCGAGCAGGCGACGCAGGGTCAGCTCGGCGGCACCGGCATCGGCACCTTCAACGACAGGCTGCGTGACGCCGTGCACGGCGGAAGCCCCGTCGATGGCGGCACCGTGCAGCAGCAAGGTTTCGGCACCGGCCTGGGCACCGATCCCAACGGTGCGGCCATCAACGGCACCCCCGAGCAGGCGCTGGCGAAGCTGGCCCAGGCCAGCGACCTGGTGCGACTCGGCCTGGCCGCGAATCTGAGCGACTTCAGCTTCTTGACCGCCGACGGCAGCGTCAAGCGCGGTGACGAGCTGGACTACAACGGGTCGCCAGCCGGCTACGCCGACCAGCCGGCCGAGGTGATCAACTACGTCGACGCGCACGACAACGAGACGCTCTTCGACCTGCTCGCCCTCAAGATGCCGGCCGACTCGGCGATGACCGACCGGGTGCGGATGAACACCCTGTCCCTGGCCACCGCGACCCTGTCCCAGGCCCCGTCGCTCTGGCACGCCGGCACCGACCTGCTGCGCTCCAAGTCGCTCGACCGGGACAGCTACAACGCCGGCGACTGGTTCAACCGCATCGACTGGACCGGCCAGACGAACAACTTCGGGGTGGGGCTGCCGTCGGCGGGCTCCAACGAAGACAAGTGGGCCATCCAGCGCCCGTTGCTGGAGGACCCGGCGTTGGTGCCCACGCCGGCAGACATGGCTGCCGCGTCAAACCAGGCGCAGGACCTGCTCCGGCTCAAGCAGTCCACGAAGCTGTTCCGGCTCGGTAACGCCACGTTGATCAACCAGAAGCTGACCTTCCCGGCTAGCGGGCCGAACGGCGTCCCGGGTGTCGTTGTAATGCATATCGACGACACCGTCGGAAAGGACGTCGACCGTAAGCTGGACGGCCTGCTCACCGTGTTCAACGCCAGTCCCGAGCCCCAGACGATCCGTCTGGCCGACCTGGCCGGCACGACATTCGTGCTCAGCCGAATCCAGGCCACGGGTGCGGATGCCGTGGTCAAGACCACGACCTGGGACACGGCGACGGGCACGGTGACGGTGCCTGCACGTACCGTGGCGGTACTGGTGGATGACCAGCACAAACGAGGCAAGTAG
- a CDS encoding GNAT family N-acetyltransferase, whose product MDFEVRTERLVLRRWLESDRKPFAVLNADSEVMRFFPASLTREQSDDLAARADALFDVHGFGLWALERGDTGEFIGFTGLAPMLEGIPGSDGVEVGWRLARAAWGRGFATEAAAAALSWAFTELALAEVNSITAVLNIRSRRVMERLGMRPAGEFEHPRLSPASPLRPHVRYLLTGPHQPGRPTQGPVTGR is encoded by the coding sequence ATGGACTTCGAAGTGCGCACCGAGAGGCTGGTGCTGCGGCGCTGGCTCGAAAGCGACCGCAAGCCGTTCGCCGTTCTCAACGCGGATTCCGAGGTGATGCGGTTCTTTCCAGCCTCGCTGACCCGCGAGCAGAGCGACGACCTCGCCGCCCGCGCCGATGCGCTCTTCGACGTGCACGGCTTCGGGTTGTGGGCGCTCGAACGTGGAGACACCGGCGAGTTCATCGGCTTCACCGGGCTCGCGCCCATGCTCGAGGGCATCCCGGGGTCCGACGGGGTCGAGGTGGGCTGGCGGCTGGCGCGCGCAGCCTGGGGGCGGGGTTTCGCGACCGAGGCCGCCGCGGCCGCTCTCTCGTGGGCGTTCACCGAACTGGCGCTGGCCGAGGTGAACTCGATCACCGCCGTTCTCAACATCCGTTCACGCCGGGTGATGGAGCGGCTGGGGATGCGGCCAGCCGGGGAGTTCGAGCATCCCCGGCTCTCCCCCGCATCGCCGCTCCGGCCACACGTTCGCTACCTACTCACCGGTCCGCACCAACCCGGCCGGCCGACACAGGGCCCCGTCACCGGCCGGTAA
- a CDS encoding SDR family oxidoreductase — MRGTKLSADQYTFEDPSKKYAHIDTTLQSQKGSGLDAQLNETADRGETSYRGTGRLTGRKALVTGGDSGIGAAVAIAFAREGADVAISYLPEEEEDAQKIVTLIEEAGRTAVALPGDLTDAAFCRKIISDTVAGLGGLDILVNNAGKQQHVEDLLELTDEQFDETFKTNVYAMFWLTKAALPHLKPGSTIINTTSIQAYSPSENLVDYASTKATINAFTKALGQQLAPKGIRVNAVAPGPIWTPLQTAGGQPTEELPEFGEQTPLGRPGQPAELAPAYVFLASGESSYVIGETLNVNGGMPTP, encoded by the coding sequence ATGAGAGGTACAAAATTGTCCGCTGACCAGTACACCTTCGAAGACCCGTCCAAAAAATATGCTCACATCGACACCACCTTGCAGTCCCAGAAAGGCTCGGGGTTGGATGCCCAGTTGAACGAAACCGCCGACCGCGGCGAGACCTCCTACCGGGGGACCGGTCGTTTGACCGGCCGCAAGGCCCTCGTCACCGGTGGCGACTCCGGCATCGGTGCCGCCGTGGCCATCGCGTTCGCCCGCGAGGGAGCGGATGTTGCCATCTCTTACCTCCCCGAAGAAGAGGAGGACGCACAGAAGATCGTCACCCTCATCGAAGAAGCCGGCCGCACCGCCGTTGCCCTGCCCGGTGACCTCACCGACGCGGCGTTCTGCCGGAAGATCATCTCCGATACCGTGGCTGGACTCGGCGGCCTGGACATCCTGGTGAACAACGCCGGCAAGCAGCAGCATGTGGAGGATCTGCTGGAACTCACCGACGAGCAGTTCGACGAAACCTTCAAGACCAACGTGTACGCGATGTTCTGGCTGACCAAGGCGGCCCTGCCGCACCTCAAGCCGGGCTCGACCATCATCAACACCACGTCGATCCAGGCCTACTCCCCTTCAGAGAACCTGGTCGACTACGCCTCCACGAAGGCCACCATCAACGCGTTCACCAAGGCGCTCGGTCAGCAGCTGGCGCCGAAGGGCATCCGGGTCAATGCCGTGGCGCCCGGACCGATCTGGACGCCGCTGCAGACCGCGGGCGGCCAGCCCACCGAGGAGCTGCCCGAGTTCGGCGAGCAGACCCCGCTGGGGCGTCCCGGCCAGCCTGCCGAGCTGGCCCCGGCCTACGTCTTCCTGGCATCGGGCGAATCCAGCTACGTCATCGGCGAGACCCTGAACGTCAACGGCGGCATGCCAACTCCGTAA
- a CDS encoding TetR/AcrR family transcriptional regulator: MMKTTRVGRRSGSSESREDVLSAARALFAEHGYQRTTIRLIAERAGVDPSLVIYFFSTKEQLFMACMPKPSEDASDTPKLLAAMPRDKAAQMLAQRIVESIKSPETSNILAVMRAASSKPESVSHIRSVFLSRTLLPMITELGLSRPKERAALLAAVVTGLTFVHEMLDIEAEWGDLDKAAQLELISRTIELALTTELD; encoded by the coding sequence ATGATGAAAACCACACGCGTTGGTCGACGCTCGGGCTCGAGCGAGAGCCGAGAAGACGTGCTGAGTGCTGCGCGCGCGCTCTTTGCCGAGCACGGCTACCAGCGCACGACGATTCGACTCATCGCGGAGCGGGCAGGGGTGGACCCGAGCCTCGTCATCTACTTCTTCTCGACCAAAGAGCAGCTGTTCATGGCGTGCATGCCCAAGCCCAGTGAGGATGCGTCTGACACGCCGAAGCTTCTCGCAGCGATGCCGCGGGACAAGGCGGCGCAGATGCTCGCGCAGAGGATCGTGGAATCGATCAAGTCTCCCGAGACCAGCAACATACTCGCTGTCATGCGGGCCGCCAGTTCGAAGCCGGAGTCAGTGTCGCACATCCGGAGCGTGTTTCTGAGCCGTACGCTGCTACCGATGATCACCGAACTTGGGCTCTCCCGCCCGAAGGAACGCGCTGCCCTGCTCGCTGCGGTCGTCACCGGGCTGACGTTCGTGCACGAGATGCTCGACATTGAGGCCGAATGGGGTGACCTCGACAAAGCGGCTCAGTTAGAGCTGATTTCGAGGACGATCGAGCTTGCACTGACGACTGAGCTCGACTAG
- a CDS encoding MFS transporter, whose translation MTTDAPEEIRLDSSLPSPDRFRWRALVVIALAQLMVVLDGSIVNIALPSIQNELGISDTDRQWIVTAYTLAFGSLLLLGGRVADYSGRKRMFVIGLIGFALASALGGLAPNAATLFASRGLQGLFAALLAPAALSLISVTFTNPHERARAFGVYGAIAGGGAAIGLIMGGLLTEYADWRWCLLVNVPIALVAVILAVLFVTESRNEGRARYDIPGAITATVGLFSLVFGITQAENSGWGSATTIGFLALAAGLLVAFVLIQARSASPMLPLRLVKNRVRGAAYLAAFFVGIAGLSFFLFISYFLQLVLAFTPLQTGLGFLPFSGGVIVSATVASRLLPRIGPRFITFTGFILMAVAMFAFSQLTVTSQYASAVLPFIIIASLGFGLIFVPLSSSALHGVDNNDSGIAAATLNTSQQIGGTIGIAALNTLAASITMDYIAHNGLQSPNAEALIAGLTPAFTVSSAVLLLMGIAWVLIIGKQDIPTKEKK comes from the coding sequence ATGACCACCGACGCTCCCGAGGAAATCCGGCTCGACTCCTCACTGCCCTCACCGGATCGGTTTCGGTGGCGTGCACTCGTGGTCATCGCTCTGGCGCAGCTCATGGTGGTGCTCGACGGCTCGATCGTGAACATCGCCCTGCCGTCAATCCAGAACGAGTTGGGGATCTCCGACACCGACCGGCAATGGATCGTGACGGCATACACACTCGCGTTCGGCAGCCTGCTGCTGCTCGGAGGACGCGTCGCCGACTACTCGGGCCGCAAGCGGATGTTCGTCATCGGCCTCATCGGATTCGCCCTTGCATCCGCTTTGGGCGGGCTCGCGCCCAATGCCGCGACGCTCTTCGCATCCCGCGGCCTGCAGGGCCTGTTCGCCGCTCTGCTGGCGCCCGCCGCCCTCTCCCTGATCAGCGTCACGTTCACAAACCCACACGAGCGCGCACGAGCATTCGGCGTCTACGGCGCGATTGCGGGGGGTGGGGCGGCGATCGGCTTGATCATGGGGGGCCTACTCACCGAGTACGCAGATTGGCGCTGGTGCTTGCTGGTCAATGTGCCGATCGCACTCGTCGCTGTAATCCTCGCCGTGCTGTTCGTGACAGAGTCGCGCAACGAAGGACGCGCCCGGTATGACATCCCAGGCGCGATCACGGCCACTGTTGGCCTATTCAGCCTCGTGTTCGGAATCACCCAGGCCGAGAATTCGGGATGGGGAAGCGCGACCACCATCGGATTCCTAGCCCTGGCCGCCGGCCTGCTCGTCGCTTTCGTCCTCATCCAAGCGCGTTCTGCAAGCCCCATGCTCCCCCTGCGCCTCGTGAAGAATCGAGTCCGCGGGGCCGCCTATCTGGCCGCCTTCTTCGTCGGCATCGCGGGGCTGTCGTTCTTCCTCTTCATTTCCTACTTCTTACAGCTGGTGCTCGCGTTCACACCTCTGCAGACGGGCCTCGGCTTCCTGCCATTCTCCGGCGGCGTGATCGTCAGCGCCACCGTCGCGAGCCGGCTGCTTCCACGGATCGGCCCTCGATTCATCACCTTCACGGGCTTCATCCTGATGGCGGTGGCAATGTTCGCCTTCTCCCAACTGACCGTGACAAGCCAGTACGCGTCAGCGGTGCTCCCGTTCATCATCATCGCGAGCCTCGGCTTCGGCCTGATTTTTGTTCCGCTCTCATCATCGGCACTTCACGGCGTCGACAACAACGACAGCGGCATCGCCGCGGCAACCCTCAACACGAGTCAGCAGATCGGCGGAACGATCGGGATAGCGGCACTCAACACCCTCGCCGCCTCGATCACGATGGACTACATCGCCCACAACGGTCTGCAATCCCCGAACGCCGAAGCGCTCATCGCCGGACTCACGCCGGCGTTCACCGTGAGCTCCGCCGTCCTCTTACTCATGGGCATCGCCTGGGTGCTCATCATCGGAAAACAAGACATCCCCACTAAGGAGAAGAAGTAA
- the heR gene encoding heliorhodopsin HeR yields MTSTTTPMATGVTPERLRGLRRWNIGLAIIHLGSAAVILFLTNDFSIPVLASFIDGAPGSGEGGGATALVTSDLFNVTIGYVVGAFLALAGIDHLLTATIGRRIYERDLGRGINRFRWAEYSVSATLMVLVIALYWGVTTINALVVIAGANVAMILFGYLQERMNPPGRTSTTMAPFWFGSLVGITPWVAMALNIPLYTDAPEYIFVILAVQGVFFFCFGLTQWLQYKEIGPWANYAFGEKTYLVLSLAAKSLLAWNVFLVSLIS; encoded by the coding sequence ATGACCAGTACAACAACGCCGATGGCGACAGGAGTGACTCCCGAGCGTCTCCGAGGTCTTCGACGCTGGAATATCGGGCTCGCCATCATCCACCTCGGTTCCGCCGCCGTCATCCTGTTCCTCACGAACGACTTCTCGATCCCGGTTCTCGCTTCGTTCATCGACGGCGCTCCCGGATCCGGCGAGGGAGGCGGAGCAACAGCGCTCGTCACATCGGACTTGTTCAACGTGACGATCGGATACGTCGTCGGCGCCTTCCTCGCCCTGGCCGGCATCGACCACTTGCTGACAGCGACGATCGGGCGCCGAATCTACGAACGCGACCTCGGCCGCGGCATCAACCGATTCCGGTGGGCCGAATACTCCGTGAGCGCCACATTGATGGTCCTCGTGATCGCACTGTACTGGGGAGTTACGACGATCAACGCGCTGGTCGTGATCGCCGGCGCCAACGTCGCGATGATCCTCTTCGGCTACCTGCAGGAGCGCATGAACCCGCCCGGGCGAACATCCACCACCATGGCCCCGTTCTGGTTCGGCTCTCTCGTCGGAATCACGCCGTGGGTCGCGATGGCCCTCAACATTCCCCTGTACACCGACGCACCCGAGTACATCTTCGTCATCTTGGCTGTCCAGGGAGTCTTCTTCTTCTGTTTCGGGCTCACTCAGTGGTTGCAGTACAAGGAAATCGGCCCCTGGGCCAACTATGCATTCGGAGAGAAGACCTACCTCGTCCTCAGCCTCGCCGCGAAGTCTCTGCTCGCATGGAATGTCTTCTTGGTGTCGCTGATCAGTTAG
- a CDS encoding SDR family NAD(P)-dependent oxidoreductase codes for MSSFGTLRKDWQPGRLGAEPTAYIGLRVVIFGGTGGVGRAIAQTLLEKGAHVTVVGRSLKEPAHPRQTFIPADLSSLATAGEVARDLPVDGVDAVLLTHGIFAGKCRDVTDEGLERDLATSALSRWVIVNELAPRLDRGHTAGRPKPRMFVWGFPGGERALDFTDVQSARDYSWQTAHGNTVVFNEVLVSHAAARYGEVAMFGLNPGIIKTNIMSGVLGERTWKLRAQRALIGALFQSADAYAGKVLPLLVHPTLEERSGALFNRHAQPIEGNPWLSLEDHRARVVEIARTLTARFVTHDDPGRQLF; via the coding sequence ATGTCGTCGTTCGGAACCCTTCGCAAGGACTGGCAACCGGGGAGACTCGGGGCGGAGCCGACCGCATACATCGGTCTTCGGGTGGTCATCTTCGGCGGCACCGGGGGTGTCGGACGGGCGATCGCCCAGACTTTGCTGGAGAAGGGCGCCCACGTGACCGTCGTCGGCAGGTCGCTCAAGGAGCCAGCGCACCCACGTCAGACATTCATCCCCGCCGATCTTTCCTCCTTGGCCACCGCGGGCGAGGTCGCCCGCGACCTACCCGTCGACGGCGTCGATGCGGTGCTCCTCACCCACGGTATTTTCGCTGGGAAGTGCCGAGACGTCACGGATGAGGGCCTGGAGAGGGATCTCGCCACGAGCGCGCTGAGCCGGTGGGTCATCGTGAATGAGCTGGCGCCTCGGCTCGACCGAGGCCACACTGCGGGGCGGCCCAAGCCGCGCATGTTCGTGTGGGGCTTTCCCGGAGGGGAACGCGCACTCGATTTCACGGACGTGCAATCCGCGCGGGATTACAGCTGGCAGACGGCCCACGGCAACACCGTTGTGTTCAACGAGGTACTCGTGAGCCACGCGGCCGCTCGGTACGGCGAGGTCGCAATGTTCGGCCTGAACCCCGGAATCATCAAGACCAACATCATGTCGGGGGTTCTCGGGGAGCGTACCTGGAAGCTCAGAGCCCAGCGCGCCCTCATCGGCGCGCTGTTCCAGAGTGCGGACGCCTACGCCGGAAAGGTGCTCCCTCTGCTGGTGCACCCAACCTTGGAGGAGCGGTCGGGAGCGCTCTTCAACCGACATGCGCAGCCGATAGAAGGTAACCCCTGGCTCAGTCTCGAAGACCACCGCGCACGTGTTGTCGAGATCGCGCGGACTCTGACCGCGCGATTCGTCACCCACGACGACCCGGGCCGTCAACTGTTCTAA